The Xiphophorus couchianus chromosome 5, X_couchianus-1.0, whole genome shotgun sequence genome includes a region encoding these proteins:
- the LOC114144655 gene encoding phospholipid phosphatase 3-like, translating to MLDTFGTHSTTVAVPSAELQLKVSDRKVSPAPAVMGMDSGKKLLEITGPALSKRRFLVGLDLLCLLLASIPFLVCELKVVKPFKRGFTCGDPSITYPYLSNEVISDKLLIAGGIIITGFAIALGECHRARFRSVSSKSFVRNLYVSCLYKELGSFLFGCCVCQSLTNMAKLSIGRLRPHFLHVCGVTYASLNCTPGTYVPKVNCANPDHRLVEEARKSFFSGHASFALYSMLYLAFYLQARLTWRGARLLRPLLQFFLVLLAVYTGLTRISDYRHHPSDVLTGYVQGALTAYWVAFYISPMFKGCTSDPSSAEKPDGPPSPQQTVC from the exons ATGTTGGATACGTTCGGGACGCACAGCACCACGGTGGCCGTGCCGAGTGCGGAGCTCCAGCTCAAAGTGTCGGACAGGAAGGTCAGCCCGGCGCCGGCGGTGATGGGGATGGACAGCGGGAAGAAACTCCTGGAGATAACGGGACCTGCTCTGTCAAAAAGGAGATTCCTGGTGGGATTAGACCTGCTCTGCCTCCTTCTCG CATCGATTCCTTTCCTCGTATGCGAGCTGAAGGTAGTGAAACCCTTCAAGAGGGGCTTCACATGTGGAGACCCCAGCATCACCTACCCTTATCTGTCCAACGAAGTCATTTCAGATAAGCTTCTTATCGCAGGTGGAATCATCATCACAGGCTTTGCA ATTGCGCTCGGGGAGTGCCACCGGGCGCGCTTCCGCAGCGTCAGCTCCAAATCATTCGTGAGGAACCTGTACGTCTCCTGCCTGTACAAGGAGCTGGGCTCCTTCCTGTTCGGCTGCTGCGTCTGCCAGTCGCTCACCAACATGGCCAAGCTCAGCATCGGGCGGCTGCGGCCTCACTTCCTGCACGTGTGCGGCGTCACGTACGCGTCGCTCAACTGCACGCCGGGAACCTACGTGCCAAAAGTGAACTGTGCCAACCCTGACCACCGCTTAGTGGAAGAGGCCAG gAAGTCCTTCTTCTCTGGCCACGCTTCTTTTGCCTTGTACTCCATGCTGTATTTAGCT TTCTACCTGCAGGCGAGGCTGACGTGGCGCGGCGCTCGGCTGCTGAGGCCGCTGCTGCAGTTCTTCCTGGTTCTCCTGGCGGTCTACACGGGTCTGACCCGCATCTCGGACTACAGGCACCACCCGTCGGACGTGCTGACAGGATACGTGCAGGGGGCTCTCACTGCGTACTGGGTG GCTTTCTACATCTCGCCGATGTTCAAAGGCTGTACGTCGGACCCGTCCTCGGCCGAGAAGCCGGACGGCCCCCCGTCTCCTCAGCAGACTGTCTGCTGA
- the LOC114144674 gene encoding uncharacterized protein LOC114144674: MEQSSNQADVESLQKSVGRRRSFVDFFLGMSVVILFVAVTALAVGGLLVVKELRSELRDPASGSARLVDSGSASPGYKMHNFAYLKAAENKLDNTTMSWKVAQSALGPSVGSNFQYDPSKRSLTPSKTGIYFMYIQVTVHCTHKCQAGTLKLEVADKLTCHVELTDDMEKTSVSKKCWTVTPLDSQDLIAQMTVPKETQENWSLDHDRSGLGLFLVE; this comes from the exons ATGGAGCAAAGCAGCAACCAAGCGGACGTGGAGTCGCTCCAGAAAAGCGTCGGACGGCGTCGGAGCTTCGTGGATTTCTTCCTCGGCATGTCCGTCGTGATTCTGTTCGTGGCGGTGACGGCTCTGGCTGTCGGCGGGCTGCTGGTGGTGAAGGAGCTGCGCTCCGAGCTGCGTGACCCCGCATCTGGAAGCGCCCGCTTGGTGGACAGTGGGTCCGCCTCTCCAGGTTACAAG ATGCACAATTTTGCGTACTTGAAAGCCGCAGAGA ATAAACTAGACAACACTACAATGTCTTGGAAAGTCGCCCAGTCCGCTCTAGGGCCATCAGTTGGGAGCAACTTCCAGTACGACCCATCGAAGCGATCCCTGACGCCATCGAAGACGGGGATCTACTTCATGTACATCCAGGTCACTGTCCACTGCACCCACAAATGCCAAGCAGGCACCCTCAAGCTGGAGGTGGCCGACAAGCTAACCTGCCATGTGGAGCTTACGGACGACATGGAGAAAACGTCTGTGAGTAAAAAGTGCTGGACGGTGACCCCGCTGGACAGCCAAGACCTGATCGCTCAGATGACTGTACCGAAGGAGACACAGGAGAACTGGAGTTTGGACCACGACAGATCGGGCCTCGGGTTGTTCCTCGTAGAGTGA